In Bacteroidales bacterium, the sequence ATTTTTAGGCGGTACTATTTTGGCAACAGCCGTAACTCTTTTATTTACAACAGATACGGGTCGTGATATCCGTAAACAAGTTTCCGAAAAACTTACTAAAGAAGAGTTGGATAAACTCCTAAACGTCCTTAATAAAGAAAAAAAAAATTTGGAGAATCTCGAAAAGGAAGTTAATGATGAGATAGCGGAAGTAAAGAAAGAGTTGAAAAAGTTGTAACAGGTAAATAAAGAGTCATGGATAATCAAGATGGTGTTTTTAAACAGTTCTTTAACGACTCAAAAGAGTATATAAGAACACGTTACGATTTGCTTAAGTTGGAATTACTTGAGAAAATGGCTAAAATATTTGCATTATTATTCACTGTAATAATATGTTTGGTATTGCTTTTAGGAGCCTTTGTGTACTTTTCGTTTGCTTTGGTATCTGCACTGACGCCATTGTTTAACTCTCCTGTACCCGCCTTTTTAATTGTCGGCGGTGTTTTTGTTTTAACTACTGTTATTTTTGTAGTTTTTAGAAAACAAATTTTTCTTAATCCTTTAATTAAACAGTTAAGTAAAATTTTATTTGGTAACGACTAAAACACAGCTATTATGGAAGGTAGAAAAGAGCTTTTTGAAATAAAAAATATTAAAGATATCAAAGAATATAAACAAACTCTGAAGCAAGAAATTTTATTGCAAGAAAAGGGTTTGTCTGATGATATTGACGAAATTAAAGTTAGATGGGAAATCTTCGGCCACAGAGAAGTTAATGATAAAGTCGTTAACGGCATAAACAAGGCGGCAGGTTTCATCTCTACAGGTGCTATAGTAGTATCTAAAGTTATAGATATTATTCATGAAGGCAAGAAAATTTATAATCTATTTAATCATAAATAATTTTTTTAAGAAATGAGAAAACATATTTTTAATGCGGGTCCCTGCATTCTTTCGGAATCTGCAAGAGAAAACACTGCTAAAGCAGTTTTAGAATTAGGTAATACCGGACAGTCTATTATGGAGGTTTCACACCGTTCGAAAGATTTTGAACCGATTTTGGAAGAAACTATTGCTAATTTCAAAGAAGTATTAAGCATTCCAGATGATTATTCAATACTTTTTTTAGGTGGAGGTGCAAGTTTACAATTTTGTATGATTCCTTACAACTTCTTGATTAATAAAGCTGCTTACCTTAATACAGGTACTTGGGCTACTAGAGCGGTAAAAGAAGCTCAATTATGGGGCGAAGATAAAGTTGATGTAGTAGGTTCTTCTAAAGACAAAAACTTCTCTTATATTCCTAAAGGATATGTTATTCCCAAAGACGCCGATTATTTCCATATTACTACTAATAACACTATTAAAGGTACTGAAATTAGAGAAGATTATGACTCTCCGGTTCCTTTGATTGCCGACATGTCTTCAGATATTTTAAGCCGTCCTGTTGATGTTTCAAAATATCACATGATTTACGGCGGAGCGCAGAAAAACCTCGGTCCTGCAGGCGTTACTTTTGTTATAATTAAAAATGCCCTACTTGAGAAAGTGGCTGACCGTCCGATTCCGACTATGCTTAAATATCAAACCCACATTGATGAAGGTACAATGTATAATACTCCTCCGGTTCTTCCTATTTTTGTTGTAGGTGAAACTCTTAAATGGGTTAAAGAACTAGGTGGTGTTAAGGTTATGGAAAAAAGAGCTATAGAAAAAGCCGACTTGATTTATAATTATATTGATAATAGTGAAATGTTTGTCGGAACTGTTGCTAAAGAAGATAGAAGTTTAATGAATATTTGTTTTGTTATGCAAGATAAATATAAAGAACTTGAACCGGAATTCTTAAAAGTTGCTTCTGCTAATAATATCTGCGGACTAAAAGGCCACAGATCTGTTGGCGGATTCCGCGCTTCTTGCTATAATGCTCTTGACATCGAAAGTGTTCAATTCTTAGTTAATTTAATGAAAGAATTTGAAGTAAAGAATAAATAGTTTTTGTTTTTATAAAAGTCTCACGTTATTTTATTCGTATAAAACCAATAGTGAGACTTTTTCTTTTACTAATAAATTTTTTTAAATGAAGTTAATCGATATAAAATTTATGTCGATTTATATTTTTTTATTTGAATTTTAATCCATCTTTTTATAATATTAATTAAATAAAAATAACAATGAAAAAAATTTTGGTTGCAACAGATAAACCTTTTGATAAAAAGGCTGTTGAAGAGATTAAATCAATTACCGAATCAGCAGGTTATAAATTTGCGCTTTTAGAAAAATATACTGAAAAAGCTCAATTGTTAGATGCAGTAAAAGATGCTAATGCAATAATTATCAGATCCGATATTATTGATCGTGAAGTAATTGAGGCTGCTAAAAATCTTGAAATAGTTGTCAGAGCCGGTGCTGGTTATGATAATATTGATCTTGCAGCTGCAACCGAGCATAATGTTGTTGCTATGAATACTCCGGGACAAAATTCAAACGCAGTTGCGGAATTGGTTCTCGGTATGATGGTTTATATGGCTCGCGGATGCTTCGATGGAAAAACAGGCTCTGAGTTATTAGGTAAAAAACTTGGAATACATGCTTATGGTAACGTTGGAAAAAATGTTGCACGTATTGCCAAGGGTTTTGGAATGGAAGTTTTTGCTTTCGACCCTTATGTAAATGATGCCGATATGGTTAATGACGGCGTTATTCCGGTTAAAACGGTAAAAGAATTATATTCGGAATGCAACTACGTTTCATTACATATTCCCGCTAACGATCAAACAAAAAAATCTATAGGTAAAGAGTTGTTAATGTCTATGCCTGCTAATGCAACATTAGTAAACACAGCTCGTAAAGAAGTTATTAATGAAGATGAACTTTTGGAAGTTTATGCAAATAGACCTGATTTTAAATATGTTTCGGATATTGAACCGGCATGCAAAGAGGAAATTGCGGCTAAATACGATGGTAGATATTTCTTTACTCCGAAAAAAATGGGTGCACAAACTAAAGAAGCTAATATTAATGCAGGTTTAGCAGCAGCACATCAGATAGTTGATTTCTTTAAAACCGGAAATAAAAAGTTTCAAGTTAATAAATAAAAATTCGAAATAAAGTATGGCAAAGATCAAACCTTTCCGTGGATTGCGTCCACCTAAAAATATTGCTGCGAAGTTGGCAGCCAAACCTTATGATGTTCTTAATTCCGAAGAAGCTCGCTTGGAAGCCGCCGATAATCCGTATTCACTACTCAGAATTACAAAAGCTGAGATTGATTTGGACCCGAGTATTGACGAACATTCTGAACCGGTTTACCAAAAATCGGTCGATAATTTTAAAATGTTCCAAGATAAAGGCTGGTTAGTTCAGGATGATACCGAAAAGTATTATATATATGCTCAGACTATGGACGGTAGAACTCAATACGGTTTAGTTGCTGCAGCTTATACGGGAGATTATTGGAATGATATTATCAAAAAACATGAACTTACACGTAAGGAAAAAGAAGATGATAGAATGATAAATGTGCTTCGTAATGACGCTAATATTGAACCTGTTTTCTTTACTTATCCGGCTAATGATAATATTGATGCAATTGTTGCAAGAGTTGTAAAATCTACTGATCCCGTATATGATTTTGTTGCCGATGACGGTTTCGGACATCATTTTTGGATTGTAGATAATCCAAAAGATATTGAAGCAATTACGGAAATATTTTCCAAAGAAATTCCTTATACCTATGTTGCGGATGGCCATCATAGAACGGCTGCCGCTGCACGTGTCGGGAGAGAAAAAGAAAAACAAAATCCGAATCATACCGGAAATGAAGAATATAATTATTTCCTAGCAGTTCATTTTCCTGATAATCAACTTAAAATTATTGATTACAACAGAGTTGTTACCGACTTAAACGGAAATACTAAGGAAAAGTTTATTGAAAAACTGCAAAAGAATTTTGTTGTAGAAGATAAAGGAACCGAAATTTATAAACCTGCTAAATTACATGAATTCAGTATGTATTTGGCTGGTCACTGGTATGCATTGATAGCAAAACCAGGTACTTTTGATGATAATGATCCTATAGGCGTGTTGGATGTAACTATTTTATCTAATCTTGTTCTTGATGAAATATTGGATATTAAAGATTTACGTACAAGTAAACGTATCGACTTTGTAGGCGGAATCAGAGGATTAGGAGAGTTGAAAAAACGCGTTGACAGTGGTGAAATGGCCGCTGCTTTCGCATTATATCCGGTATCAATGAAGCAATTGTTTGATATTGCCGATACGGGAAATATCATGCCTCCGAAAACAACATGGTTCGAACCGAAATTGCGTAGTGGTTTGGTCATCCATAAACTTTCTTAATTATGATAAATTATCGAGATTTGGGATTAGTAAATTCCCGTGAAATTTTTAAAAAAGCAATGACAGGTAAATATGCTGT encodes:
- a CDS encoding phage holin family protein — its product is MDNQDGVFKQFFNDSKEYIRTRYDLLKLELLEKMAKIFALLFTVIICLVLLLGAFVYFSFALVSALTPLFNSPVPAFLIVGGVFVLTTVIFVVFRKQIFLNPLIKQLSKILFGND
- the serC gene encoding 3-phosphoserine/phosphohydroxythreonine transaminase; this encodes MRKHIFNAGPCILSESARENTAKAVLELGNTGQSIMEVSHRSKDFEPILEETIANFKEVLSIPDDYSILFLGGGASLQFCMIPYNFLINKAAYLNTGTWATRAVKEAQLWGEDKVDVVGSSKDKNFSYIPKGYVIPKDADYFHITTNNTIKGTEIREDYDSPVPLIADMSSDILSRPVDVSKYHMIYGGAQKNLGPAGVTFVIIKNALLEKVADRPIPTMLKYQTHIDEGTMYNTPPVLPIFVVGETLKWVKELGGVKVMEKRAIEKADLIYNYIDNSEMFVGTVAKEDRSLMNICFVMQDKYKELEPEFLKVASANNICGLKGHRSVGGFRASCYNALDIESVQFLVNLMKEFEVKNK
- a CDS encoding 3-phosphoglycerate dehydrogenase, translated to MKKILVATDKPFDKKAVEEIKSITESAGYKFALLEKYTEKAQLLDAVKDANAIIIRSDIIDREVIEAAKNLEIVVRAGAGYDNIDLAAATEHNVVAMNTPGQNSNAVAELVLGMMVYMARGCFDGKTGSELLGKKLGIHAYGNVGKNVARIAKGFGMEVFAFDPYVNDADMVNDGVIPVKTVKELYSECNYVSLHIPANDQTKKSIGKELLMSMPANATLVNTARKEVINEDELLEVYANRPDFKYVSDIEPACKEEIAAKYDGRYFFTPKKMGAQTKEANINAGLAAAHQIVDFFKTGNKKFQVNK
- a CDS encoding DUF1015 family protein, whose protein sequence is MAKIKPFRGLRPPKNIAAKLAAKPYDVLNSEEARLEAADNPYSLLRITKAEIDLDPSIDEHSEPVYQKSVDNFKMFQDKGWLVQDDTEKYYIYAQTMDGRTQYGLVAAAYTGDYWNDIIKKHELTRKEKEDDRMINVLRNDANIEPVFFTYPANDNIDAIVARVVKSTDPVYDFVADDGFGHHFWIVDNPKDIEAITEIFSKEIPYTYVADGHHRTAAAARVGREKEKQNPNHTGNEEYNYFLAVHFPDNQLKIIDYNRVVTDLNGNTKEKFIEKLQKNFVVEDKGTEIYKPAKLHEFSMYLAGHWYALIAKPGTFDDNDPIGVLDVTILSNLVLDEILDIKDLRTSKRIDFVGGIRGLGELKKRVDSGEMAAAFALYPVSMKQLFDIADTGNIMPPKTTWFEPKLRSGLVIHKLS